Below is a genomic region from SAR324 cluster bacterium.
TGTGCCTGTGAGAGCAATACCCCAATAGAATTGATAGGCTCCGACAACCCCAGGCCCAGAAAACTCAGGGAGGTCTCAGCTAGAATGATATACGGGATGTTGATGATAGTGTCGACGATGATATAGCTAAGGAAGCTAGGTATCAGATGTCTCCTGATGATTCGACTGGAACTGGAACCAGAGAGTTTTGCTACAAGAATATATTCCTGGTTGCACTCTGCTAGCAGATGAGTTTGTAGTCTTCGCTCTAAGGTAGGGAAATCAAAT
It encodes:
- a CDS encoding ABC transporter permease subunit translates to MPDEWGSETHYFAIAFIIEAFDFPTLERRLQTHLLAECNQEYILVAKLSGSSSSRIIRRHLIPSFLSYIIVDTIINIPYIILAETSLSFLGLGLSEPINSIGVLLSQAQDVEVQQSLLWYYIPVVFLC